One window from the genome of Kryptolebias marmoratus isolate JLee-2015 linkage group LG1, ASM164957v2, whole genome shotgun sequence encodes:
- the vdac3 gene encoding voltage-dependent anion-selective channel protein 3 isoform X1 — protein sequence MLSVTRCCLLQTVAPNSAALRKLCTLVFFLNKDMKESVGVVALQEKTENKDVCVTSQHHAPKGHGTMAVPPSYSDLGKSAKDIFNKGFGYGVLKLDVKTKSQSGVEFATSGSSNTDTGKSGGHLETKYKLCDLGLTFNQKWNTDNTLTTEITVEDQLAKGLKLGLDTSFVPNTGKKSAKLKTGYKRDFINVGCDLDFDMAGPTVHAAGVLGYEGWLAGYQVAFDTAKSKLTQNNFAFGYKAGDFQLHTNVNDGTEFGGSVYQKVNSNLETAVHLAWTAGSNNTRFGIGAKYQLDKKSTLSMKVNNACLVGAGYTQTLRPGVKLTLSALIDGKNVNGGGHKVGMGFELEA from the exons ATGCTCAGTGTGACCCGCTGCTGTCTCCTTCAAACAGTTGCCCCGAACAGCGCTGCGCTGCGAAAACTCTGCacactcgttttttttttaaataaag ACATGAAAGAGAGCGTGGGGGTTGTGGCGCTGCAggagaagacagaaaacaaagatgtctgTGTGACAAGTCAGCACCATGCACCCAAGGGACATG GAACAATGGCCGTCCCCCCATCTTACTCAGACCTGGGAAAATCTGCCAAAGACATCTTCAACAAGGGCTTTG GCTATGGAGTTCTGAAGCTGGACGTCAAGACCAAGTCCCAGAGTGGTGTT GAGTTTGCCACCTCTGGCTCCAGCAACACGGACACGGGCAAGTCGGGGGGCCACCTGGAGACCAAGTACAAACTGTGCGACCTGGGCCTCACTTTCAACCAGAAATGGAACACAGACAACACTCTCACCACAGAAATCACCGTGGAGGACCAG CTGGCTAAAGGCTTGAAACTCGGCCTGGACACATCATTTGTGCCAAACACTGG GAAGAAGAGTGCCAAACTGAAGACTGGATACAAGCGGGACTTTATAAATGTGGGCTGTGACCTGGACTTCGACATGGCTGGTCCCACGGTCCACGCAGCCGGTGTTCTGGGCTACGAAGGCTGGCTCGCAGGCTACCAGGTGGCTTTCGACACCGCCAAGTCTAAACTGACTCAGAACAACTTCGCTTTTGGATACAAGGCCGGTGACTTCCAGCTTCACACCAACGT GAATGATGGCACAGAGTTCGGGGGCTCTGTTTACCAGAAGGTGAACAGTAACTTGGAGACAGCCGTCCACTTGGCCTGGACGGCAGGAAGCAACAACACGCGCTTCGGTATTGGAGCCAAATACCAGCTGGATAAGAAGTCCACCTTGTCT ATGAAAGTTAACAACGCCTGCCTTGTTGGAGCTGGATATACACAAACCCTCAGGCCAG GCGTGAAGCTCACCCTCTCAGCCCTGATCGATGGGAAGAACGTGAACGGCGGCGGACACAAAGTCGGCATGGGTTTCGAGCTGGAGGCGTAA
- the vdac3 gene encoding voltage-dependent anion-selective channel protein 3 isoform X2, with product MLSVTRCCLLQTVAPNSAALRKLCTLVFFLNKGTMAVPPSYSDLGKSAKDIFNKGFGYGVLKLDVKTKSQSGVEFATSGSSNTDTGKSGGHLETKYKLCDLGLTFNQKWNTDNTLTTEITVEDQLAKGLKLGLDTSFVPNTGKKSAKLKTGYKRDFINVGCDLDFDMAGPTVHAAGVLGYEGWLAGYQVAFDTAKSKLTQNNFAFGYKAGDFQLHTNVNDGTEFGGSVYQKVNSNLETAVHLAWTAGSNNTRFGIGAKYQLDKKSTLSMKVNNACLVGAGYTQTLRPGVKLTLSALIDGKNVNGGGHKVGMGFELEA from the exons ATGCTCAGTGTGACCCGCTGCTGTCTCCTTCAAACAGTTGCCCCGAACAGCGCTGCGCTGCGAAAACTCTGCacactcgttttttttttaaataaag GAACAATGGCCGTCCCCCCATCTTACTCAGACCTGGGAAAATCTGCCAAAGACATCTTCAACAAGGGCTTTG GCTATGGAGTTCTGAAGCTGGACGTCAAGACCAAGTCCCAGAGTGGTGTT GAGTTTGCCACCTCTGGCTCCAGCAACACGGACACGGGCAAGTCGGGGGGCCACCTGGAGACCAAGTACAAACTGTGCGACCTGGGCCTCACTTTCAACCAGAAATGGAACACAGACAACACTCTCACCACAGAAATCACCGTGGAGGACCAG CTGGCTAAAGGCTTGAAACTCGGCCTGGACACATCATTTGTGCCAAACACTGG GAAGAAGAGTGCCAAACTGAAGACTGGATACAAGCGGGACTTTATAAATGTGGGCTGTGACCTGGACTTCGACATGGCTGGTCCCACGGTCCACGCAGCCGGTGTTCTGGGCTACGAAGGCTGGCTCGCAGGCTACCAGGTGGCTTTCGACACCGCCAAGTCTAAACTGACTCAGAACAACTTCGCTTTTGGATACAAGGCCGGTGACTTCCAGCTTCACACCAACGT GAATGATGGCACAGAGTTCGGGGGCTCTGTTTACCAGAAGGTGAACAGTAACTTGGAGACAGCCGTCCACTTGGCCTGGACGGCAGGAAGCAACAACACGCGCTTCGGTATTGGAGCCAAATACCAGCTGGATAAGAAGTCCACCTTGTCT ATGAAAGTTAACAACGCCTGCCTTGTTGGAGCTGGATATACACAAACCCTCAGGCCAG GCGTGAAGCTCACCCTCTCAGCCCTGATCGATGGGAAGAACGTGAACGGCGGCGGACACAAAGTCGGCATGGGTTTCGAGCTGGAGGCGTAA